From one Culex quinquefasciatus strain JHB chromosome 3, VPISU_Cqui_1.0_pri_paternal, whole genome shotgun sequence genomic stretch:
- the LOC119769891 gene encoding uncharacterized protein LOC119769891, with protein sequence MKVLFISLCSFLLRHLFQAAHRWHPRRPKQQPRPWPNQGGRMVRPPGHGHQGGSSADGCQRRMRSRGPIAAPAPVALYPDRTSANGSAVVRIRTNGQASELSPFGNSRFPSSRTNVQYGVQVPSRHSGPKPFQLLSADPAAQQEPAERDLAPHEERRGRHKPTKTAAGKSTAAHSDPARAAVPHPENTQNVLLLDQRGILYE encoded by the exons ATGAAG GTTTTGTTTATTTCCCTTTGCAGCTTCCTCCTCCGCCACCTCTTCCAAGCGGCGCACCGCTGGCATCCCCGAAGACCCAAACAACAACCGAGGCCCTGGCCAAACCAAGGAGGAAGAATGGTTCGTCCTCCAGGGCACGGTCATCAAGGAGGATCCAGCGCGGATGGCTGCCAAAGGAGGATGAGAAGCAGAG GACCGATTGCTGCACCGGCACCAGTGGCGCTCTATCCGGATCGCACTTCCGCAAATGGTTCTGCCGTGGTGCGAATTCGCACAAACGGTCAAGCGAGTGAACTTTCTCCCTTCGGCAACAGTCGCTTCCCCAGCAGCAGAACAAACGTCCAGTACGGCGTTCAAGTGCCTAGTCGACACAGTGGCCCAAAACCATTCCAGCTACTATCTGCTGACCCAGCTGCTCAACAAGAACCAGCAGAGCGAGATCTTGCGCCGCATGAAGAACGCCGAGGCCGACACAAACCAACTAAAACAGCAGCTGGCAAGTCAACAGCCGCGCATTCCGATCCCGCAAGAGCTGCAGTTCCCCATCCAGAAAACACACAGAACGTGCTGCTGCTAGACCAGCGCGGGATACTGTACGAGTAG